In the genome of Pseudomonas sp. Teo4, the window GACTACGCCCATGTGACCTTCCTTTTCGTCAACCAGGGCGAAACGCCGGAAAACGTCAGCACCTTCCTCGCCACCACCGGCCTGAGCCTGACCCACGTGCTGTTCGACGGCACCGGCCTGCTGGCCCAGCGCGTCGGCTCCATGGCCCTGCCCACCACGCTGTTCTATGACGCCGATGGCCGGTTGATCGGCAGCCACTTGGGCGAGCTGTCCCGCGCCAGCCTGCGCCATGCCCTGGAACCTTTCGAACGGGCCGCCGAGCCCGCCCCTGCCGCACAAGGAAAATGACATGCGACTGACTGCACTGCTGCCCCTGAGCCTGGCCCTGCTGGCCACCCCGACCTTGCAGGCCGAAGAGCTGCCCAAGGCGATCCAGCAGATACAAGCCAAGGGCGCCGTGATCAAGGGCAGCTTCGATGCCCCCAACGGCCTGCGCGGCTATGCCGCCCAATACCAGAACAACGGCATCGCCCTGTACCTGACCCCGGACGGCAAGCATGTGCTGGTCGGCAGCCTGTTCGACGAACAGGGCAAGGACCTGAGCGCCGAACCGCTGGAAAAGCTGGTGTACGGCCCGATGACCAAGGCCATCTGGGCGAAGATGGGAAAGACCGCCTGGATTGCCGATGGCAAGGCCGATGCACCGCGCAAGGTGTACCTGTTCAGCGACCCGAACTGCCCGTACTGCAACATGTTCTGGCAGCAGGCACGGCCTTGGGTGGAGTCGGGCAAGGTGCAACTGCGCCATATCATGGTTGGCATCATTCGCGAGGATAGCCCGGGCAAATCGGCGGCGTTGCTGGCTGCGAAGGACCCGGCCAAGGCACTGGCCGAGCATGAGAAAGCCGGTAAAGGCAGTACGCTCAAGCCGCTGGAGAAAGTGCCCGAGAAGGTGCAGAAGCAGCTGGAGGAGAACCTTGCCTTGATGGAAGAGCTGGGGTTGCAGGCTACACCGGCGATTTTCTATCAGGATGAGCAGGGGAACCTGCAGAGCCAGCAAGGGGCGCCGCGGCCGGAGA includes:
- the dsbG gene encoding thiol:disulfide interchange protein DsbG → MRLTALLPLSLALLATPTLQAEELPKAIQQIQAKGAVIKGSFDAPNGLRGYAAQYQNNGIALYLTPDGKHVLVGSLFDEQGKDLSAEPLEKLVYGPMTKAIWAKMGKTAWIADGKADAPRKVYLFSDPNCPYCNMFWQQARPWVESGKVQLRHIMVGIIREDSPGKSAALLAAKDPAKALAEHEKAGKGSTLKPLEKVPEKVQKQLEENLALMEELGLQATPAIFYQDEQGNLQSQQGAPRPEMLGKILGKR